A region of Denticeps clupeoides chromosome 19, fDenClu1.1, whole genome shotgun sequence DNA encodes the following proteins:
- the LOC114769404 gene encoding uncharacterized protein LOC114769404 isoform X1, with product MSMNGEGVGANSAAGHMYIKEECCDQPINTAVKQSNCPDPLLHHNDHKHLKTLSCQLDQQCSPPDISQMSSEHDEESLTDEFEFECQPCDDKRPTSSPGTDHLHTLGEILMYCQIMYSAIQRLDEKFEQLQVKVTNVQVSPVHQSPHKTRPEPDSPAVKVDPPPSVDAMAAMPQLVRVGSQSPPPSGEGKRPPALSPAPGVPSPPRPTPQSSPRDQGTAATCPSKQKTRKAADPEKKSLLGDRARQVYVSAGALKKAKGARKPRAAVRLLLRAVFTMDELTCSNTLGDASRGLKKLDPNRISAIREFVAKWFPNYDLKERGEDWKKCLSTMNSAARSWREAWPGRTPGRNPRRPAAPSRRGRRTSTPRRSTWSCRTAMVRTVPDIRTGPCRSRPPPPPARPGTSRRRGPVLAGRGGPGRAVTPFTRDCRRRTWPGHRFFVFYCLRF from the exons ATGTCGATGAACGGCGAGGGCGTCGGCGCCAACTCCGCAGCAG GTCATATGTATATCAAAGAAGAGTGTTGTGACCAGCCCATCAATACCGCAGTAAAACAGAGCAACTGCCCAGATCCGCTCCTCCATCACAACGATCACA aacatcTCAAGACTTTGTCTTGCCAGCTGGACCAGCAATGTTCACCGCCTGATATCAGCCAG ATGAGTTCAGAGCACGACGAAGAGTCGCTCACCGACgagtttgaatttgaatgtcAGCCCTGTGATGAT AAGAGACCAACAAGTTCCCCTGGCACGGACCACCTCCACACTCTGGGAGAAATTCTGATGTACTGTCAG ATTATGTATAGCGCCATCCAGAGGCTAGACGAGAAGTTTGAGCAGCTCCAGGTTAAGGTGACGAACGTCCAGGTTTCACCCGTCCatcag TCCCCCCACAAGACCCGGCCGGAACCCGACAGCCCGGCGGTCAAGGTGGACCCGCCGCCGAGCGTGGACGCCATGGCGGCCATGCCACAGCTGGTGCGCGTGGGCTCACAGTCCCCGCCTCCTTCGGGGGAGGGCAAGAGGCCGCCGGCCCTCTCCCCGGCGCCCGGGGTACCCAGCCCGCCCCGCCCGACCCCCCAGTCCAGCCCCCGGGACCAAGGCACAGCGGCGACCTGCCCCTCCAAGCAGAAAACCCGGAAGGCCGCCGACCCGGAGAAAAAAA gtctGCTGGGCGACCGCGCCAGGCAGGTCTACGTCAGCGCCGGCGCCCTGAAGAAGGCGAAGGGCGCCCGCAAGCCGCGCGCGGCGGTCCGCCTCCTGCTGCGCGCCGTCTTCACCATGGACGAGCTGACCTGCAGCAACACCCTGGGCGACGCCTCCAGGGGCCTGAAGAAGCTGGACCCCAACCGGATCAGCGCCATCAGAG AGTTTGTAGCCAAGTGGTTCCCGAACTACGACCTGAAGGAGCGCGGTGAAGACTGGAAGAAGTGTTTGTCCACCATGAACTCTGCGGCCCG GAGCTGGAGGGAGGCGTGGCCGGGCCGGACGCCGGGGAGGAACCCGAGGCGTCCCGCCGCCCCGTCCCGCCGCGGCCGGCGTACAAGCACACCGCGGAGATCGACGTGGAGCTGTCGGACAGCGATGGTGCGGACAGTCCCGGATATCCGCACTGGACCGTGCCGCTCGCGccctccgccgccgccggcgaGACCCGGGACAAGCCGAAGGAG GGGACCCGTCCTGGCAGGTAGAGGTGGCCCCGGCCGTGCCGTGACGCCCTTTACCAGAGACTGCAGGAGGCGGACGTGGCCTGGCCAccggttttttgttttttattgtttacggttttaa
- the LOC114769404 gene encoding uncharacterized protein LOC114769404 isoform X4, protein MSMNGEGVGANSAAGHMYIKEECCDQPINTAVKQSNCPDPLLHHNDHKHLKTLSCQLDQQCSPPDISQMSSEHDEESLTDEFEFECQPCDDKRPTSSPGTDHLHTLGEILMYCQIMYSAIQRLDEKFEQLQVKVTNVQVSPVHQSPHKTRPEPDSPAVKVDPPPSVDAMAAMPQLVRVGSQSPPPSGEGKRPPALSPAPGVPSPPRPTPQSSPRDQGTAATCPSKQKTRKAADPEKKSLLGDRARQVYVSAGALKKAKGARKPRAAVRLLLRAVFTMDELTCSNTLGDASRGLKKLDPNRISAIREFVAKWFPNYDLKERGEDWKKCLSTMNSAARYHRLLAKKRSVRAGGRRGRAGRRGGTRGVPPPRPAAAGVQAHRGDRRGAVGQRWCGQSRISALDRAARALRRRRRDPGQAEGGDPSWQVEVAPAVP, encoded by the exons ATGTCGATGAACGGCGAGGGCGTCGGCGCCAACTCCGCAGCAG GTCATATGTATATCAAAGAAGAGTGTTGTGACCAGCCCATCAATACCGCAGTAAAACAGAGCAACTGCCCAGATCCGCTCCTCCATCACAACGATCACA aacatcTCAAGACTTTGTCTTGCCAGCTGGACCAGCAATGTTCACCGCCTGATATCAGCCAG ATGAGTTCAGAGCACGACGAAGAGTCGCTCACCGACgagtttgaatttgaatgtcAGCCCTGTGATGAT AAGAGACCAACAAGTTCCCCTGGCACGGACCACCTCCACACTCTGGGAGAAATTCTGATGTACTGTCAG ATTATGTATAGCGCCATCCAGAGGCTAGACGAGAAGTTTGAGCAGCTCCAGGTTAAGGTGACGAACGTCCAGGTTTCACCCGTCCatcag TCCCCCCACAAGACCCGGCCGGAACCCGACAGCCCGGCGGTCAAGGTGGACCCGCCGCCGAGCGTGGACGCCATGGCGGCCATGCCACAGCTGGTGCGCGTGGGCTCACAGTCCCCGCCTCCTTCGGGGGAGGGCAAGAGGCCGCCGGCCCTCTCCCCGGCGCCCGGGGTACCCAGCCCGCCCCGCCCGACCCCCCAGTCCAGCCCCCGGGACCAAGGCACAGCGGCGACCTGCCCCTCCAAGCAGAAAACCCGGAAGGCCGCCGACCCGGAGAAAAAAA gtctGCTGGGCGACCGCGCCAGGCAGGTCTACGTCAGCGCCGGCGCCCTGAAGAAGGCGAAGGGCGCCCGCAAGCCGCGCGCGGCGGTCCGCCTCCTGCTGCGCGCCGTCTTCACCATGGACGAGCTGACCTGCAGCAACACCCTGGGCGACGCCTCCAGGGGCCTGAAGAAGCTGGACCCCAACCGGATCAGCGCCATCAGAG AGTTTGTAGCCAAGTGGTTCCCGAACTACGACCTGAAGGAGCGCGGTGAAGACTGGAAGAAGTGTTTGTCCACCATGAACTCTGCGGCCCGGTACCACAGGCTGTTGGCCAAGAAACGTTCCGTGA GAGCTGGAGGGAGGCGTGGCCGGGCCGGACGCCGGGGAGGAACCCGAGGCGTCCCGCCGCCCCGTCCCGCCGCGGCCGGCGTACAAGCACACCGCGGAGATCGACGTGGAGCTGTCGGACAGCGATGGTGCGGACAGTCCCGGATATCCGCACTGGACCGTGCCGCTCGCGccctccgccgccgccggcgaGACCCGGGACAAGCCGAAGGAG GGGACCCGTCCTGGCAGGTAGAGGTGGCCCCGGCCGTGCCGTGA
- the LOC114769404 gene encoding uncharacterized protein LOC114769404 isoform X5, with amino-acid sequence MSMNGEGVGANSAAGHMYIKEECCDQPINTAVKQSNCPDPLLHHNDHKHLKTLSCQLDQQCSPPDISQMSSEHDEESLTDEFEFECQPCDDKRPTSSPGTDHLHTLGEILMYCQIMYSAIQRLDEKFEQLQVKVTNVQVSPVHQSPHKTRPEPDSPAVKVDPPPSVDAMAAMPQLVRVGSQSPPPSGEGKRPPALSPAPGVPSPPRPTPQSSPRDQGTAATCPSKQKTRKAADPEKKSLLGDRARQVYVSAGALKKAKGARKPRAAVRLLLRAVFTMDELTCSNTLGDASRGLKKLDPNRISAIREFVAKWFPNYDLKERGEDWKKCLSTMNSAARYHRLLAKKRSELEGGVAGPDAGEEPEASRRPVPPRPAYKHTAEIDVELSDSDGADSPGYPHWTVPLAPSAAAGETRDKPKEGTRPGR; translated from the exons ATGTCGATGAACGGCGAGGGCGTCGGCGCCAACTCCGCAGCAG GTCATATGTATATCAAAGAAGAGTGTTGTGACCAGCCCATCAATACCGCAGTAAAACAGAGCAACTGCCCAGATCCGCTCCTCCATCACAACGATCACA aacatcTCAAGACTTTGTCTTGCCAGCTGGACCAGCAATGTTCACCGCCTGATATCAGCCAG ATGAGTTCAGAGCACGACGAAGAGTCGCTCACCGACgagtttgaatttgaatgtcAGCCCTGTGATGAT AAGAGACCAACAAGTTCCCCTGGCACGGACCACCTCCACACTCTGGGAGAAATTCTGATGTACTGTCAG ATTATGTATAGCGCCATCCAGAGGCTAGACGAGAAGTTTGAGCAGCTCCAGGTTAAGGTGACGAACGTCCAGGTTTCACCCGTCCatcag TCCCCCCACAAGACCCGGCCGGAACCCGACAGCCCGGCGGTCAAGGTGGACCCGCCGCCGAGCGTGGACGCCATGGCGGCCATGCCACAGCTGGTGCGCGTGGGCTCACAGTCCCCGCCTCCTTCGGGGGAGGGCAAGAGGCCGCCGGCCCTCTCCCCGGCGCCCGGGGTACCCAGCCCGCCCCGCCCGACCCCCCAGTCCAGCCCCCGGGACCAAGGCACAGCGGCGACCTGCCCCTCCAAGCAGAAAACCCGGAAGGCCGCCGACCCGGAGAAAAAAA gtctGCTGGGCGACCGCGCCAGGCAGGTCTACGTCAGCGCCGGCGCCCTGAAGAAGGCGAAGGGCGCCCGCAAGCCGCGCGCGGCGGTCCGCCTCCTGCTGCGCGCCGTCTTCACCATGGACGAGCTGACCTGCAGCAACACCCTGGGCGACGCCTCCAGGGGCCTGAAGAAGCTGGACCCCAACCGGATCAGCGCCATCAGAG AGTTTGTAGCCAAGTGGTTCCCGAACTACGACCTGAAGGAGCGCGGTGAAGACTGGAAGAAGTGTTTGTCCACCATGAACTCTGCGGCCCGGTACCACAGGCTGTTGGCCAAGAAACGTTCC GAGCTGGAGGGAGGCGTGGCCGGGCCGGACGCCGGGGAGGAACCCGAGGCGTCCCGCCGCCCCGTCCCGCCGCGGCCGGCGTACAAGCACACCGCGGAGATCGACGTGGAGCTGTCGGACAGCGATGGTGCGGACAGTCCCGGATATCCGCACTGGACCGTGCCGCTCGCGccctccgccgccgccggcgaGACCCGGGACAAGCCGAAGGAG GGGACCCGTCCTGGCAGGTAG
- the LOC114769404 gene encoding uncharacterized protein LOC114769404 isoform X2 yields the protein MSMNGEGVGANSAAGHMYIKEECCDQPINTAVKQSNCPDPLLHHNDHKHLKTLSCQLDQQCSPPDISQMSSEHDEESLTDEFEFECQPCDDKRPTSSPGTDHLHTLGEILMYCQIMYSAIQRLDEKFEQLQVKVTNVQVSPVHQSPHKTRPEPDSPAVKVDPPPSVDAMAAMPQLVRVGSQSPPPSGEGKRPPALSPAPGVPSPPRPTPQSSPRDQGTAATCPSKQKTRKAADPEKKSLLGDRARQVYVSAGALKKAKGARKPRAAVRLLLRAVFTMDELTCSNTLGDASRGLKKLDPNRISAIREFVAKWFPNYDLKERGEDWKKCLSTMNSAARSWREAWPGRTPGRNPRRPAAPSRRGRRTSTPRRSTWSCRTAMVRTVPDIRTGPCRSRPPPPPARPGTSRRRRVTYRVVTDRPDGRVRNDRRCVTALQGTRPGR from the exons ATGTCGATGAACGGCGAGGGCGTCGGCGCCAACTCCGCAGCAG GTCATATGTATATCAAAGAAGAGTGTTGTGACCAGCCCATCAATACCGCAGTAAAACAGAGCAACTGCCCAGATCCGCTCCTCCATCACAACGATCACA aacatcTCAAGACTTTGTCTTGCCAGCTGGACCAGCAATGTTCACCGCCTGATATCAGCCAG ATGAGTTCAGAGCACGACGAAGAGTCGCTCACCGACgagtttgaatttgaatgtcAGCCCTGTGATGAT AAGAGACCAACAAGTTCCCCTGGCACGGACCACCTCCACACTCTGGGAGAAATTCTGATGTACTGTCAG ATTATGTATAGCGCCATCCAGAGGCTAGACGAGAAGTTTGAGCAGCTCCAGGTTAAGGTGACGAACGTCCAGGTTTCACCCGTCCatcag TCCCCCCACAAGACCCGGCCGGAACCCGACAGCCCGGCGGTCAAGGTGGACCCGCCGCCGAGCGTGGACGCCATGGCGGCCATGCCACAGCTGGTGCGCGTGGGCTCACAGTCCCCGCCTCCTTCGGGGGAGGGCAAGAGGCCGCCGGCCCTCTCCCCGGCGCCCGGGGTACCCAGCCCGCCCCGCCCGACCCCCCAGTCCAGCCCCCGGGACCAAGGCACAGCGGCGACCTGCCCCTCCAAGCAGAAAACCCGGAAGGCCGCCGACCCGGAGAAAAAAA gtctGCTGGGCGACCGCGCCAGGCAGGTCTACGTCAGCGCCGGCGCCCTGAAGAAGGCGAAGGGCGCCCGCAAGCCGCGCGCGGCGGTCCGCCTCCTGCTGCGCGCCGTCTTCACCATGGACGAGCTGACCTGCAGCAACACCCTGGGCGACGCCTCCAGGGGCCTGAAGAAGCTGGACCCCAACCGGATCAGCGCCATCAGAG AGTTTGTAGCCAAGTGGTTCCCGAACTACGACCTGAAGGAGCGCGGTGAAGACTGGAAGAAGTGTTTGTCCACCATGAACTCTGCGGCCCG GAGCTGGAGGGAGGCGTGGCCGGGCCGGACGCCGGGGAGGAACCCGAGGCGTCCCGCCGCCCCGTCCCGCCGCGGCCGGCGTACAAGCACACCGCGGAGATCGACGTGGAGCTGTCGGACAGCGATGGTGCGGACAGTCCCGGATATCCGCACTGGACCGTGCCGCTCGCGccctccgccgccgccggcgaGACCCGGGACAAGCCGAAGGAGGCGAGTGACGTACCGCGTTGTAACCGACCGGCCCGATGGCCGCGTCCGTAATGACCGTCGCTGTGTGACTGCGTTGCAGGGGACCCGTCCTGGCAGGTAG
- the LOC114769404 gene encoding proline-rich protein 12 isoform X3, which produces MSMNGEGVGANSAAGHMYIKEECCDQPINTAVKQSNCPDPLLHHNDHKHLKTLSCQLDQQCSPPDISQMSSEHDEESLTDEFEFECQPCDDKRPTSSPGTDHLHTLGEILMYCQIMYSAIQRLDEKFEQLQVKVTNVQVSPVHQSPHKTRPEPDSPAVKVDPPPSVDAMAAMPQLVRVGSQSPPPSGEGKRPPALSPAPGVPSPPRPTPQSSPRDQGTAATCPSKQKTRKAADPEKKSLLGDRARQVYVSAGALKKAKGARKPRAAVRLLLRAVFTMDELTCSNTLGDASRGLKKLDPNRISAIREFVAKWFPNYDLKERGEDWKKCLSTMNSAARYHRLLAKKRSELEGGVAGPDAGEEPEASRRPVPPRPAYKHTAEIDVELSDSDGADSPGYPHWTVPLAPSAAAGETRDKPKEASDVPRCNRPARWPRP; this is translated from the exons ATGTCGATGAACGGCGAGGGCGTCGGCGCCAACTCCGCAGCAG GTCATATGTATATCAAAGAAGAGTGTTGTGACCAGCCCATCAATACCGCAGTAAAACAGAGCAACTGCCCAGATCCGCTCCTCCATCACAACGATCACA aacatcTCAAGACTTTGTCTTGCCAGCTGGACCAGCAATGTTCACCGCCTGATATCAGCCAG ATGAGTTCAGAGCACGACGAAGAGTCGCTCACCGACgagtttgaatttgaatgtcAGCCCTGTGATGAT AAGAGACCAACAAGTTCCCCTGGCACGGACCACCTCCACACTCTGGGAGAAATTCTGATGTACTGTCAG ATTATGTATAGCGCCATCCAGAGGCTAGACGAGAAGTTTGAGCAGCTCCAGGTTAAGGTGACGAACGTCCAGGTTTCACCCGTCCatcag TCCCCCCACAAGACCCGGCCGGAACCCGACAGCCCGGCGGTCAAGGTGGACCCGCCGCCGAGCGTGGACGCCATGGCGGCCATGCCACAGCTGGTGCGCGTGGGCTCACAGTCCCCGCCTCCTTCGGGGGAGGGCAAGAGGCCGCCGGCCCTCTCCCCGGCGCCCGGGGTACCCAGCCCGCCCCGCCCGACCCCCCAGTCCAGCCCCCGGGACCAAGGCACAGCGGCGACCTGCCCCTCCAAGCAGAAAACCCGGAAGGCCGCCGACCCGGAGAAAAAAA gtctGCTGGGCGACCGCGCCAGGCAGGTCTACGTCAGCGCCGGCGCCCTGAAGAAGGCGAAGGGCGCCCGCAAGCCGCGCGCGGCGGTCCGCCTCCTGCTGCGCGCCGTCTTCACCATGGACGAGCTGACCTGCAGCAACACCCTGGGCGACGCCTCCAGGGGCCTGAAGAAGCTGGACCCCAACCGGATCAGCGCCATCAGAG AGTTTGTAGCCAAGTGGTTCCCGAACTACGACCTGAAGGAGCGCGGTGAAGACTGGAAGAAGTGTTTGTCCACCATGAACTCTGCGGCCCGGTACCACAGGCTGTTGGCCAAGAAACGTTCC GAGCTGGAGGGAGGCGTGGCCGGGCCGGACGCCGGGGAGGAACCCGAGGCGTCCCGCCGCCCCGTCCCGCCGCGGCCGGCGTACAAGCACACCGCGGAGATCGACGTGGAGCTGTCGGACAGCGATGGTGCGGACAGTCCCGGATATCCGCACTGGACCGTGCCGCTCGCGccctccgccgccgccggcgaGACCCGGGACAAGCCGAAGGAGGCGAGTGACGTACCGCGTTGTAACCGACCGGCCCGATGGCCGCGTCCGTAA